In Rhodamnia argentea isolate NSW1041297 chromosome 4, ASM2092103v1, whole genome shotgun sequence, the following proteins share a genomic window:
- the LOC115740974 gene encoding NDR1/HIN1-like protein 6 produces the protein MADRVYPAGKPAVNGGAAPPAAANAAAAGKPQLYRPYRPQPARHNRRRHYDRRRCSLCCCCFWTVLVVLGLCLLAAIAGAAVYVLYRPHRPEFSVSSLRTATLKLTSAADGSSTRLITLFNLTLTSKNPNSHFTFAYDSFAVALSSSSSNSVFLGNGSLPAFTSNEKSVTTLRAIVSLRSQDLDAESVTSLRSDLKRKNGVPVKIQMDTKVEVSAGKLKTKKVGIRVSCEGFKGVVAPQGKSPAVVTVSDPKCKVDLRIKIWKLTF, from the coding sequence ATGGCGGACAGAGTCTACCCAGCTGGCAAGCCCGCCGTCAACGGCGGCGCGGCCCCCCCCGCCGCCGCCAATGCGGCCGCGGCCGGAAAGCCCCAGCTCTACCGCCCCTACCGCCCGCAGCCCGCCAGGCACAATCGCCGCCGTCACTACGACCGCCGGCGGTGCAgcctctgctgctgctgcttctggaCGGTCCTCGTCGTGCTCGGGCTCTGCCTCCTGGCCGCCATCGCCGGCGCGGCCGTCTACGTGCTCTACCGCCCGCACCGCCCCGAGTTCTCCGTCTCCTCCCTCCGGACCGCCACCCTCAAGCTCACCAGCGCCGCCGACGGCTCCTCCACCCGCCTCATCACCCTGTTCAACCTCACCCTCACCTCCAAGAACCCGAACAGCCACTTCACCTTCGCCTACGACTCCTTCGCCGTGGCGCTCTCGTCGTCCTCGTCCAACTCGGTGTTCCTCGGAAACGGGTCGCTCCCGGCCTTCACGAGCAACGAAAAGAGCGTGACCACATTGCGGGCGATCGTGTCACTGAGATCCCAAGATCTCGACGCCGAGTCTGTGACCTCACTGAGATCAGATCTGAAGAGGAAAAACGGGGTCCCCGTGAAGATCCAGATGGACACGAAAGTGGAGGTGAGCGCAGGCAAGCTGAAGACCAAGAAGGTGGGCATCAGAGTGAGCTGCGAAGGGTTCAAAGGGGTGGTCGCCCCGCAAGGCAAGTCGCCGGCGGTGGTCACAGTGAGCGATCCCAAGTGCAAGGTCGATCTCAGGATCAAGATCTGGAAGCTCACTTTCTGA